One segment of Acidianus sp. HS-5 DNA contains the following:
- a CDS encoding PIN domain-containing protein has translation MQRKNLAIVDTNVLIYDLLENSEFHEISRKLLDNLDRMLILPNIIVEFILVSKRLKIPKDTIISKVKEILDNSIIIHILKSDITTAITLNINEINDSLLVAVAKRLNLSVISFDKDVEKLGEKLGEKVIHG, from the coding sequence TTGCAGAGGAAGAATTTGGCAATAGTAGACACTAATGTTTTAATTTATGATCTATTAGAAAATTCTGAATTTCATGAAATCAGTAGAAAATTGCTTGATAATCTAGATAGAATGTTAATTTTACCTAATATTATAGTGGAATTTATACTTGTGTCTAAAAGATTAAAAATCCCAAAAGATACTATAATTTCGAAAGTTAAAGAAATCCTAGATAATAGTATAATAATACATATCTTGAAATCAGACATCACGACTGCAATAACACTAAATATTAACGAAATAAATGATTCACTCTTAGTAGCCGTAGCAAAAAGGCTTAATTTATCTGTGATATCATTCGACAAAGATGTAGAAAAGTTAGGAGAAAAATTAGGAGAAAAAGTTATTCATGGATAA
- a CDS encoding DUF302 domain-containing protein: protein MIIKECRFNFDECEKILKNKIKEIGEIFAEIDHSKNAKNVGISLPKDKVIIFGNPKVGTLLMEQNIEVSIDLPLRVAIWEKDGKTFVEARMPSEIAREYGITHEIIKKMDEAVNYVISSVT from the coding sequence ATGATAATTAAAGAATGTAGATTTAATTTTGATGAATGTGAGAAGATTTTAAAGAATAAAATAAAGGAAATTGGGGAGATATTTGCTGAAATAGATCACTCAAAAAACGCGAAAAATGTCGGGATATCTCTACCTAAGGATAAGGTTATAATATTCGGTAACCCTAAGGTAGGAACTTTACTAATGGAGCAGAATATAGAAGTAAGTATAGATTTACCTCTTAGGGTAGCAATTTGGGAGAAAGACGGAAAAACATTTGTGGAAGCAAGAATGCCTAGTGAAATTGCAAGAGAATATGGTATTACACATGAGATAATCAAGAAAATGGATGAGGCAGTGAATTACGTCATTAGTTCAGTGACGTAG
- a CDS encoding extracellular solute-binding protein gives MKYRKNSKLALSRVTAIIVVVIIIVAAIAVFYVLVKPPSSVTTTTSTKPPTITTPLNITNATDLMKIVGLTSAPSKSVTITVWNSYSTSENEAFNKTLIAFEREFPWIHVDVTYGVGVGCSNFETAAKAHDAPIVYRDTSNSGGALFCAGLLLNLSDYLPPQVFSLYLNCSISDWSIGKAVYGLPDDINYILMFYNKQYIPYAPNTTCEMVKIAEQVNTTDHVWGIAYGASDEYGYRFAAWFAGYGGHIFTTQNGQVVPALNSTAMADALNFWYNLTYDLHVNYLAPSTGAGGAEGELFEAGKAAIIFDGPWDLGAYLQALGSNLGAAPLPVISQTGMRAEPFLGATGWMISNPSVSGACSLQIKAALIFILFVTNCQSTYRLWNVAHDIPANKVAYNEAMAELKAGKLSPSYLNQIMEGVLEQAQYTQKFPNIPQMAYYWDSFHIGASEFFAQQINAQTATQTMESNFISCLKKNGFLSSSFEILPLPPAFLDAVLLLLSVFMIPEIKYKVKAL, from the coding sequence ATGAAGTATAGAAAGAATTCCAAATTGGCCTTATCTAGAGTAACGGCTATAATAGTGGTCGTAATAATTATCGTAGCTGCAATCGCAGTATTTTATGTTCTTGTCAAACCTCCGTCAAGCGTTACTACAACTACCAGCACAAAACCTCCTACAATTACTACACCTTTAAACATAACCAATGCAACCGACTTGATGAAGATAGTAGGACTTACTTCAGCTCCTTCGAAGTCCGTGACCATAACTGTTTGGAATAGCTATAGTACCTCAGAAAACGAAGCGTTCAATAAGACGCTAATTGCTTTCGAACGCGAATTTCCGTGGATTCATGTGGATGTAACTTACGGTGTTGGAGTAGGCTGTTCTAATTTCGAAACTGCAGCAAAAGCCCACGATGCTCCGATAGTATATAGAGATACTTCAAACTCCGGAGGCGCATTATTCTGTGCTGGACTGCTATTGAATCTAAGCGATTATTTACCGCCTCAAGTATTTTCACTATATCTAAATTGCTCTATATCTGATTGGTCCATAGGAAAAGCAGTTTACGGTCTTCCAGATGATATTAACTATATATTAATGTTCTATAACAAGCAATACATACCTTATGCTCCAAATACAACTTGCGAAATGGTAAAAATTGCTGAGCAAGTAAATACTACAGATCATGTCTGGGGAATAGCCTATGGTGCTAGCGATGAGTACGGTTACAGATTTGCTGCGTGGTTTGCAGGATACGGAGGACATATATTTACTACTCAAAACGGCCAAGTTGTTCCAGCGCTTAATTCAACTGCAATGGCTGACGCGTTGAACTTCTGGTACAACCTTACTTATGATTTACATGTTAACTATTTAGCACCCAGTACTGGAGCTGGAGGAGCAGAAGGAGAACTGTTCGAAGCTGGCAAAGCAGCAATTATATTTGACGGACCTTGGGATCTTGGTGCATACTTGCAAGCCTTAGGTTCTAATTTAGGAGCAGCACCTCTGCCTGTTATAAGCCAAACTGGAATGAGAGCTGAGCCATTCTTAGGAGCTACTGGCTGGATGATATCTAATCCGTCTGTTAGCGGAGCATGCTCATTACAGATAAAGGCTGCATTAATCTTCATATTATTCGTAACTAACTGCCAGTCTACATATAGATTATGGAACGTAGCTCACGATATACCTGCCAATAAAGTGGCTTATAACGAAGCAATGGCGGAATTGAAAGCAGGAAAATTATCCCCATCATATCTTAACCAAATAATGGAAGGAGTTCTAGAACAAGCACAGTATACTCAGAAATTCCCCAATATACCGCAAATGGCATATTACTGGGACTCATTCCACATAGGTGCTAGCGAATTCTTCGCACAACAGATTAATGCACAAACAGCAACTCAAACTATGGAGAGCAACTTTATTAGTTGCTTAAAGAAGAACGGCTTCTTATCTTCGTCATTTGAGATACTTCCATTACCTCCGGCATTCCTTGATGCAGTATTGCTGTTACTCTCAGTGTTCATGATTCCTGAAATTAAATATAAGGTGAAGGCTTTATGA
- a CDS encoding SRPBCC family protein: protein MITFSVSRKFNASPLTVWEIVKDINSIPKYWKGTRELQLNKVGEGVYEGKIRFAFPSKGKIRLTVDDENRKLTFSYLSGPIKGYNVVEVKDNEITSTWKVKMSLLLSFAENWNAKHFKEGTEHALERIISEAISKASIS, encoded by the coding sequence ATGATAACTTTCAGCGTAAGTAGAAAGTTTAACGCTTCACCTCTGACAGTTTGGGAAATAGTTAAAGACATAAATTCTATCCCTAAATACTGGAAAGGAACTAGAGAACTCCAACTTAACAAAGTGGGAGAAGGAGTTTATGAAGGGAAAATAAGGTTTGCATTTCCTTCAAAAGGTAAAATAAGACTTACTGTAGACGATGAGAATAGAAAGCTTACTTTCTCTTACCTCTCTGGACCTATAAAAGGTTATAACGTAGTGGAAGTTAAGGATAATGAAATAACCTCCACTTGGAAAGTTAAAATGAGTCTTTTGCTATCATTTGCAGAGAACTGGAACGCAAAGCACTTTAAAGAAGGCACAGAACACGCGTTAGAGAGAATAATTTCTGAAGCTATAAGCAAGGCAAGTATTTCATAA
- a CDS encoding DNA-directed RNA polymerase subunit M — protein sequence MKFCPKCGSYMRPRGEYMVCVKCGYKEKGVDNVVFTEKKSHDREVTIVADGRRIKGGVALNLCPRCGNAVVIKIGKKYKCRACGYVF from the coding sequence ATGAAGTTTTGCCCAAAATGTGGATCTTACATGAGACCTAGAGGAGAATATATGGTTTGCGTAAAGTGCGGATATAAAGAGAAAGGAGTAGATAACGTAGTATTCACTGAAAAGAAGTCCCACGATAGGGAAGTAACTATTGTTGCAGACGGGAGAAGAATTAAAGGAGGAGTTGCACTAAATCTATGTCCTAGATGCGGTAATGCCGTAGTAATAAAAATTGGGAAGAAATATAAGTGCAGGGCTTGTGGTTACGTCTTTTGA
- a CDS encoding family 1 glycosylhydrolase — translation MKFGFSISSFQFEELNQNSDWYLWLTDYVNLVSRKVVGELPTKNFYLTKYKEIHDIAVKLNANIWRTNLSWGRLFPSKDKVSTEAVEKYKEVLKDLKEKGFQVILCLNHFDLPIWIHDPITARDSLLTQGPLGWYSSTTVEEFVKYSRFVHDTFSEYVDMWCTFNEPNLMINFGYLQGVFPPGISSRNAYEIALNNVIKAHQKVYDELKGEKVGIVYNIPAVQGKGEEEILDFLKKIEFDWLGVNYYTRLVTDERGIPLEGYGPFCQFGSKEGREVSDYGWEVYPEGLIDVLRKASSFGKSILVTENGVADEKDRIRPKFINEHVNAIKKSGVKVDAYMYWSLYDNFEWNFGYRMKFGLYDINLNPRPSASVFKELQG, via the coding sequence ATGAAGTTCGGTTTTTCCATCTCCTCATTTCAATTTGAGGAATTAAACCAAAACTCAGACTGGTATTTATGGCTAACGGACTACGTTAACTTAGTTAGTAGGAAAGTTGTTGGAGAATTGCCTACAAAAAACTTCTACTTAACGAAATATAAAGAAATCCACGATATTGCGGTAAAATTAAACGCGAACATTTGGAGAACTAACCTAAGTTGGGGAAGGCTGTTCCCATCTAAGGATAAAGTATCTACTGAGGCGGTTGAGAAATATAAAGAGGTACTGAAAGACCTCAAAGAGAAAGGATTCCAGGTAATACTATGCTTAAACCACTTCGATTTACCTATCTGGATTCATGACCCTATTACTGCAAGAGATTCATTATTAACTCAAGGTCCTCTAGGTTGGTATTCTTCAACTACTGTTGAGGAGTTTGTAAAATATTCCCGTTTCGTTCATGATACGTTCTCGGAATATGTAGACATGTGGTGTACATTTAATGAACCAAATCTCATGATAAATTTTGGTTATCTTCAAGGCGTTTTTCCTCCTGGAATAAGCAGTAGGAATGCTTACGAAATAGCCTTAAATAACGTAATTAAAGCTCACCAAAAAGTTTACGACGAACTGAAGGGTGAAAAAGTCGGTATTGTTTACAATATTCCGGCGGTACAAGGTAAGGGTGAAGAGGAAATACTTGATTTCCTTAAGAAAATTGAATTTGACTGGTTAGGTGTAAATTACTATACCAGGCTAGTAACTGATGAAAGAGGAATCCCTCTAGAAGGCTACGGGCCTTTCTGCCAATTTGGCTCAAAAGAAGGAAGGGAAGTATCTGACTACGGTTGGGAAGTTTATCCTGAGGGACTTATTGATGTTCTTAGAAAGGCGTCAAGTTTCGGTAAATCTATATTAGTAACTGAGAACGGAGTCGCCGACGAAAAGGACAGGATTAGGCCTAAGTTTATAAATGAGCACGTAAACGCAATTAAGAAATCTGGGGTAAAGGTTGATGCTTACATGTATTGGTCCCTTTACGACAACTTTGAGTGGAATTTCGGTTACAGAATGAAATTTGGGCTTTATGATATTAATTTAAATCCAAGACCTAGCGCATCCGTCTTTAAGGAATTACAAGGGTAG
- a CDS encoding sugar ABC transporter permease encodes MKAENKESEDNSLFYILPILIFTIFIFILPLVYALYISFTNMNLFHLLRYNIVGLYNYVIIFKCGYFWTLIKNTLIWTLGSLITMMGLGFLLALILNQKEIKGKSLFYAFLILPWAFPGFISLLIWQGLWVDPYGMMNRLILPMFHLPRINSLISTTDAWIELILTNDWLSFPYFMTVFYSALQSIPHEMYEIADLDGAGTLTKFFRITMPSLKKTIAFVFITSFVFTWNNFYPIFVLTGGGPGISTETFIVYAYQEAFDYSNFALASAWSVISTIFVIILGLIVIKYTHILDSFS; translated from the coding sequence ATGAAAGCAGAAAATAAAGAAAGTGAAGATAATAGCCTTTTTTATATTCTTCCTATATTGATTTTTACAATATTTATATTTATTTTACCTTTGGTTTACGCTTTATATATCTCTTTTACTAACATGAATTTATTCCATTTACTTAGATATAATATTGTAGGATTGTATAATTATGTTATAATTTTCAAGTGTGGTTATTTCTGGACATTAATTAAGAATACACTAATATGGACTTTAGGTAGCTTAATTACTATGATGGGTCTAGGTTTTTTATTGGCATTAATATTAAACCAGAAGGAAATTAAAGGGAAGTCACTATTCTATGCCTTTCTCATCTTACCTTGGGCATTTCCTGGCTTTATATCACTTTTAATTTGGCAAGGACTTTGGGTCGATCCTTACGGAATGATGAATAGACTTATTTTACCTATGTTTCATTTGCCTAGAATTAACTCGTTGATTTCAACTACAGATGCGTGGATAGAATTGATTCTAACTAATGATTGGTTATCATTTCCTTACTTTATGACAGTGTTCTATTCAGCATTACAGAGCATACCTCATGAAATGTATGAAATAGCAGATTTGGACGGAGCTGGAACTTTAACTAAGTTCTTTAGGATAACTATGCCTTCACTTAAGAAAACTATAGCCTTTGTATTTATAACGAGTTTCGTATTTACGTGGAATAATTTTTATCCTATATTCGTATTAACGGGCGGTGGGCCTGGAATTTCTACTGAAACTTTCATAGTTTATGCTTATCAAGAGGCTTTTGACTATAGTAATTTTGCGTTAGCCTCTGCATGGTCTGTTATTTCTACAATATTTGTGATAATTTTAGGTTTAATTGTAATAAAATATACTCATATATTAGATTCGTTTAGTTGA
- a CDS encoding glycoside hydrolase family 57 protein — MLIKQKIFAYIVFILFLISLTSIATFSQSHTYTVNFGVTLSGYVTVYISGICKSNTVILHYGIENGPQQSWTEVFNKEMSWDGSNFTATIGPFNNGTWIAWVFYDNTTGQWINYNCHPFWNWNLEVNPTNVGQTYATVLQNGSILITAIGRAPDDLFIHYGLTTGPQTGLSWTDISCTEMQYNPLWGNYSIIIGPFQRGQWVQWVYHDQTINSWIHNTSCTNFAIQDIYSPISVINSTYNKYVYTEGENTTAALYLNNEYGKSVQSTFCLDINSVKHNFTVNLKSGINEVNLTFSTKCIPQGIYYPTLKIYYNNSLCRVTQLQGLYILNVTNKKPLSFVLVWNMHQPLYVAPNGSWEQPWVWLHTGQDFYWNGQLVGSYELQAMLINEFNVAVTIDFTPVLLYQWETILHERNATFTSNFGVNVTHDLIAVNYTLNLFRKLVQENKVDVLTVPFYHPLQPLLLEDGYWSDVQTQILMGKNMTKEVFGVCANGTWTPEMAFCMALVGLYNESNISYTILDCEAFLPYVTLVNGTINPDEPFIVENNLGQTIYVLFRNTTLSNEFGFKFFSQSPQLTAKELIQQLAQIYMSKPGGVVTVALDGENPLIFNPTTGPSDLYAIYSSLSHCQGKWLITQTASEAIKTHKPTALITNLPVNSWDLNLDYWNNGCPGKIEVWQNLSLAREYLVAYTVMLGKQISPEVSLLFNDTPNSTALLYTLWNYLYVAEGSDWTWQTGAPAHGPIWFKEQAILYTTTIVNITKAQFSKINITCTIEGVNCVIAIINNNLQHKIVLNIVANNGTHCVCKTVELRPGINIITLCGISGKVTICMYSPVTKGEIGDAIVPINSHGFLIQKTIVNQSLSCLKVNKIEYIVHPQELILLPGLIIGIALVVFIEKGIKGI; from the coding sequence ATGTTAATCAAACAAAAAATTTTCGCATATATCGTTTTTATACTTTTTTTGATAAGTTTAACGTCTATAGCAACATTTAGCCAGTCTCATACATATACTGTAAATTTTGGTGTAACTCTCTCAGGTTACGTTACAGTCTATATATCTGGAATATGTAAATCCAATACAGTTATCCTACATTACGGTATTGAAAACGGCCCTCAGCAATCTTGGACGGAAGTTTTTAACAAAGAAATGTCATGGGACGGAAGTAATTTTACAGCAACAATAGGCCCATTTAATAACGGAACATGGATAGCTTGGGTATTTTACGATAATACTACTGGACAATGGATTAATTACAACTGCCACCCGTTCTGGAATTGGAATCTGGAAGTAAACCCAACTAATGTAGGTCAAACATATGCTACCGTTCTCCAGAACGGTTCTATATTAATTACAGCGATAGGTAGAGCTCCAGACGATCTATTCATCCATTACGGACTTACTACCGGTCCACAAACAGGTTTATCATGGACTGATATATCTTGTACGGAAATGCAATATAACCCACTATGGGGAAATTATTCAATAATTATTGGTCCATTTCAACGTGGCCAATGGGTTCAATGGGTTTACCACGACCAGACAATAAACTCATGGATACATAATACATCTTGCACAAACTTCGCGATTCAAGATATTTATTCTCCAATTTCTGTTATTAACTCTACATACAACAAATATGTATATACAGAAGGAGAAAATACAACTGCTGCCCTATATTTAAATAATGAATATGGTAAATCGGTACAAAGTACGTTCTGTTTAGATATAAATTCTGTAAAACATAATTTTACTGTAAATCTCAAGTCCGGAATAAACGAGGTAAATCTTACCTTCAGTACTAAGTGTATTCCACAAGGAATTTACTATCCAACACTTAAGATTTACTACAACAATTCCCTATGCAGAGTTACTCAGTTACAAGGATTATATATATTGAATGTTACAAACAAGAAACCCTTAAGTTTCGTATTAGTATGGAACATGCATCAACCATTGTATGTTGCTCCTAACGGATCGTGGGAACAGCCCTGGGTATGGCTACATACTGGCCAAGATTTTTACTGGAACGGACAGTTAGTAGGTTCTTACGAGTTACAAGCAATGTTAATAAATGAATTTAATGTTGCCGTAACGATTGACTTTACTCCAGTCTTACTATATCAATGGGAAACTATATTGCATGAAAGAAATGCCACATTTACTTCTAACTTTGGCGTTAACGTTACTCATGATCTTATTGCAGTTAATTATACTTTGAATTTATTTAGGAAATTAGTACAGGAAAATAAAGTAGACGTGCTTACAGTGCCTTTTTATCACCCGTTACAACCCTTGTTATTAGAAGACGGATACTGGAGTGACGTGCAGACCCAAATATTAATGGGGAAAAATATGACTAAGGAAGTGTTTGGAGTTTGTGCTAACGGTACATGGACTCCAGAAATGGCGTTCTGCATGGCCCTTGTAGGTCTTTATAATGAAAGTAACATCTCTTACACTATATTAGACTGCGAAGCTTTCCTTCCTTATGTGACTTTAGTTAACGGGACTATAAACCCCGATGAACCTTTCATAGTGGAGAACAACTTAGGTCAGACGATCTATGTGTTGTTCAGAAATACTACCTTGTCTAATGAGTTCGGCTTTAAATTCTTCAGCCAATCTCCTCAGCTTACAGCTAAGGAATTAATTCAACAATTAGCTCAGATTTACATGAGTAAACCGGGCGGAGTGGTTACTGTAGCACTTGATGGAGAAAATCCGTTAATATTTAATCCTACTACTGGTCCTTCAGATCTCTATGCTATATACTCTTCGTTATCTCACTGTCAAGGAAAATGGTTGATTACGCAAACTGCATCTGAAGCTATAAAGACCCATAAGCCTACAGCATTAATTACTAACTTACCGGTTAATTCGTGGGATCTCAACTTAGACTATTGGAATAACGGTTGTCCCGGTAAAATTGAGGTATGGCAGAATTTATCCTTAGCTAGAGAATACTTAGTTGCTTACACGGTTATGCTGGGTAAACAAATTTCTCCAGAAGTCTCGCTATTATTTAATGATACACCGAATTCTACTGCATTACTTTATACATTATGGAATTACTTATATGTTGCAGAAGGAAGCGATTGGACCTGGCAAACTGGAGCTCCAGCTCACGGTCCTATATGGTTTAAGGAGCAAGCAATACTCTACACTACTACAATAGTTAATATAACAAAAGCACAATTCTCAAAGATTAACATAACATGTACTATAGAAGGAGTTAACTGCGTAATAGCAATAATTAACAATAATTTACAACATAAGATCGTATTGAATATCGTAGCAAATAATGGAACGCATTGTGTATGCAAAACAGTTGAATTGCGCCCAGGCATTAATATTATAACGCTGTGCGGAATTTCCGGAAAGGTTACAATATGTATGTATTCTCCAGTAACTAAAGGAGAGATAGGAGACGCGATAGTACCGATTAATTCTCACGGTTTCCTTATACAGAAGACCATCGTTAACCAAAGTTTATCTTGTTTAAAGGTTAATAAAATAGAGTATATTGTACATCCGCAGGAGTTAATACTATTACCAGGCCTAATCATAGGTATAGCATTAGTAGTCTTTATAGAAAAAGGCATAAAGGGGATTTAA
- a CDS encoding PaREP1 family protein, producing the protein MLTKDSIEKLLREADELLMKGDLIQTSEKYYKVAEEVIKILSFRNSIKTVLKVKSLGHWNSKMYFDALDELERIYPGIKSLWKSAWILHVEGFHEVALSQESVNFLKSDVEKIVKLLYLKRNFEFSYSFISYSLNF; encoded by the coding sequence TTGCTGACGAAAGATTCAATAGAAAAGTTATTGAGAGAAGCTGACGAACTACTGATGAAAGGTGACTTAATTCAAACTTCAGAGAAGTATTATAAAGTTGCAGAAGAAGTAATAAAAATACTTTCGTTTAGGAATTCAATAAAAACCGTTCTTAAGGTCAAAAGCCTTGGGCATTGGAATTCAAAAATGTACTTTGATGCATTAGATGAGCTTGAGAGAATATATCCGGGTATAAAGTCACTTTGGAAATCAGCCTGGATATTGCACGTGGAAGGTTTTCATGAAGTTGCTCTAAGCCAAGAGAGTGTAAATTTTCTCAAGTCAGATGTGGAAAAGATCGTGAAATTACTATATCTCAAAAGGAATTTCGAATTCTCATATTCTTTTATCAGTTATTCGTTAAATTTTTAG
- a CDS encoding PaREP1 family protein yields MQILKTSADVYLEEGDEFLKRSDLSQASEKYYKAAEEAIKILSGILLDDIISEVRNKDWNTEIINKAVFKLSEILGKWVIESWGSAIALITVNLDAQQVKEYRESIAKLVQIADERFNRKVIERS; encoded by the coding sequence ATGCAAATCCTAAAAACATCTGCAGACGTTTACCTAGAAGAGGGAGATGAATTTCTAAAGAGGAGTGACCTATCGCAGGCGTCAGAGAAGTATTATAAAGCTGCAGAAGAAGCAATAAAAATACTTTCTGGTATTCTTTTAGATGATATAATTTCTGAGGTCAGAAATAAGGATTGGAATACAGAAATAATCAATAAGGCTGTATTTAAATTGTCAGAAATTCTTGGTAAGTGGGTAATTGAAAGTTGGGGGTCAGCAATTGCATTAATAACAGTAAACCTAGATGCCCAACAAGTAAAAGAATATAGGGAAAGTATAGCTAAATTAGTCCAGATTGCTGACGAAAGATTCAATAGAAAAGTTATTGAGAGAAGCTGA
- a CDS encoding amino acid permease, with product MKFLRDSTGLVKEFGALDAFALNFSFLGPAAGVSYPLFVSAFLPESSWILSVILGAVLMIPLVLNYYLLNSIISRSAGDYVYVSRAFGPFAGSVLGMSLLMSFMMGFPVLAMLEVIMVIVPGLQAIGYSLGDEVLINFANSILSSPVELFATTTLIVLVTFLLSSSERHYARTFRYLTFLQIIGTVIMIYGLLTFRPSEVSLDPKFSTQTLALSSIFVLSMFAFANAPSFFAGEIKKSRKSFLAGYLLSYVTATIFALLLILSLKIGIGRENYVSAVISGWNLPISTSSLLSFGSLPFIHYPAVVVLIFITALSWYLLYAMINVGASARILFSLSFDRLLPSFLADVKKGVPFNALLFSFLVSMVFNYVEVYLGYSISFAIDGLWFVIWNYLIVAIASIKFYKLDKRILYTSLSSVLALSAVVFITLYYGVINSTFGGVIFEGNFAFDIISIFIPPITGAVTYVISQKVRSKQGIKLSLIYKEIPPE from the coding sequence ATGAAGTTCCTAAGAGATTCTACTGGACTCGTAAAGGAGTTTGGAGCTTTAGACGCATTCGCATTAAACTTCTCGTTCTTAGGACCTGCAGCAGGAGTATCTTATCCGTTGTTCGTCTCAGCCTTCCTTCCAGAGTCTAGTTGGATACTCTCAGTAATCCTTGGAGCAGTATTAATGATTCCACTTGTACTTAATTATTATTTATTAAATTCAATAATCTCTAGATCTGCAGGAGATTACGTTTACGTTTCTAGAGCTTTCGGCCCTTTTGCAGGGAGTGTATTAGGAATGTCACTGTTAATGTCTTTCATGATGGGATTTCCAGTTTTAGCAATGCTTGAAGTCATAATGGTAATAGTACCGGGGTTACAAGCAATAGGCTATAGCCTCGGTGATGAGGTATTGATTAACTTTGCAAATTCCATACTCTCTTCTCCTGTAGAGTTATTTGCCACAACTACACTTATCGTGCTAGTAACTTTCCTACTTTCATCATCTGAAAGGCATTACGCTAGAACTTTCCGTTACTTGACATTCCTACAGATAATTGGTACTGTAATAATGATTTATGGTCTACTTACCTTCCGTCCTTCCGAAGTTAGTCTAGATCCTAAGTTCAGTACCCAAACTTTAGCATTATCATCTATTTTTGTACTATCAATGTTTGCATTTGCTAATGCTCCTTCATTCTTTGCAGGTGAAATAAAGAAGAGTAGGAAAAGCTTCCTAGCAGGATATTTATTATCTTACGTAACTGCTACAATTTTTGCCCTGCTTTTGATACTTTCTCTAAAAATAGGAATAGGAAGGGAAAATTATGTATCAGCAGTTATTTCGGGTTGGAATTTGCCAATTTCTACTTCATCACTCCTTTCATTTGGATCATTACCTTTCATTCATTACCCCGCAGTAGTAGTACTAATATTCATAACGGCACTAAGTTGGTATTTACTTTACGCAATGATAAATGTAGGAGCGTCGGCAAGGATTTTGTTCTCATTATCTTTTGATAGGTTATTGCCATCGTTTTTAGCTGATGTTAAGAAAGGAGTTCCTTTTAATGCCCTCTTGTTTTCTTTCCTAGTATCAATGGTGTTCAACTACGTTGAAGTATACCTGGGATACTCAATAAGCTTTGCAATTGATGGTCTTTGGTTCGTTATATGGAATTACTTGATAGTTGCTATTGCATCAATAAAGTTTTACAAGTTGGACAAGAGAATACTTTACACCTCACTCTCTTCAGTACTTGCACTTTCCGCAGTAGTATTCATAACATTATATTATGGAGTAATTAATTCCACATTCGGAGGAGTGATCTTTGAAGGCAATTTTGCGTTTGATATAATTTCAATTTTCATTCCGCCAATTACCGGTGCAGTGACGTACGTAATATCTCAAAAGGTTAGGAGTAAACAGGGAATAAAACTCTCTTTAATATATAAGGAAATACCGCCTGAATAA